In a genomic window of Balaenoptera ricei isolate mBalRic1 chromosome 3, mBalRic1.hap2, whole genome shotgun sequence:
- the RUFY1 gene encoding RUN and FYVE domain-containing protein 1 isoform X4 produces MMEERVNLMHMMKLSIKVLLQSALSLGRSLDADHAPLQQFFVVMEHCLKHGLKVKKSFIGQNKSFFGPLELVEKLCPEASDIATSVRNLPELKTAVGRGRAWLYLALMQKKLADYLKVLIDNKHLLSEFYEPEALMMEEEGMVIVGLLVGLNVLDANLCLKGEDLDSQVGVIDFSLYIKDVQDLDGGKEHERITDVLDQKNYVEELNRHLSCTVGDLQTKIEGLEKTNSKLQEELSAATDRICSLQEEQQQLREQNELIREKSEKSVEITKQDTKVELETYKQTRQGLDEMYNDVWKQLKEEKKARLELEKELELQIGMKTEMEIAMKLLEKDTHEKQDTLVALRQQLEEVKAINLQMFHKVQNAESSLQQKNEAITSFEEKTNQVMSSMKQMQERLQHSERARQGAEERSHKLQQELGGRSSALQQQLSQLHEQCSSLEKELKSEKEQRQALQRELQHEKDTSSLLRAELQQVEGLKKELRELQDEKTELQKVCDEQEQALQEMGLHLSQSKLKMEDIKEVNKALKGHTWLKDDEATHCKQCEKEFSISRRKKMKELCQLHRMPRATPISGLEALGEGGCIQGMVFNKDVPFEKLEDQGKEPSLCPIPQTWSNSVRSQGQQLNTNVQQCLPRKLSSTTLRYPQPN; encoded by the exons ATGATGGAGGAGCGTGTCAACCTGATGCACATGATGAAACTCAGCATCAAGGTCTTGCTCCAGTCTGCCCTGAGCCTGGGCCGCAGCCTGGATGCAGACCATGCCCCCTTGCAGCAGTTCTTTGTAGTGATGGAGCACTGCCTCAAACATGGGCTGAAAG TTAAGAAGAGTTTTATTGGCCAAAATAAATCTTTCTTTGGTCCTTTGGAGCTGGTGGAGAAACTTTGTCCAGAAGCGTCAGATATAGCCACTAGTGTCAGAAATCTGCCAGAATTAAA GACAGCTGTGGGAAGGGGCAGAGCTTGGCTTTATCTTGCACTCATGCAGAAGAAACTGGCAGATTATCTGAAAGTGCTTATAGACAATAAACATCTCTTAAG TGAGTTCTATGAGCCTGAGGCATTAATGATGGAGGAAGAAGGGATGGTGATTGTTGGTCTGCTGGTGGGACTCAATGTGCTTGATGCCAACCTCTGTTTAAAAGGAGAAGACTTGGATTCTCAG GTTGGAGTGATCGATTTTTCTCTCTACATTAAGGATGTGCAGGATCTTGATGGTGGCAAAGA acatgaaagaattACTGATGTCCTTGATCAAAAAAATTATGTGGAAGAACTTAACCGGCACTTAAG ctgcacAGTTGGGGATCTTCAAACCAAGATAGAAGGGTTGGAAAAGACTAATTCAAAGCTTCAAGAAGAG CTTTCAGCTGCAACAGACCGAATTTGTTCACTTCAAGAAGAACAGCAACAATTAAGAGAACAAAATGAATTAATTCGTGAGAAAAGCGAAAAAAGCGTAGAG ATAACAAAACAGGATACAAAAGTTGAGCTGGAGACTTACAAGCAGACTCGGCAAGGTCTGGATGAAATGTACAATGACGTGTGGAAGCAgctgaaggaggagaagaaagcccGTTTG gaactagaaaaagaactggAGCTACAAATTGGAATGAAAACCGAAATGGAAATCGCAATGAAGTTACTAGAAAAGGACACGCACGAGAAGCAGGACACTCTAGTTGCCCTTCGCCAGCAGCTGGAGGAAGTCAAAGCAATTAACTTACAGATGTTTCACAAAGTTCAG AATGCGGAGAGCAGTTTACAACAGAAGAATGAAGCCATCACATCTTTTGAAGAAAAAACCAATCAAGTTATGTCCAGCATGAAACAAATGCAAGAAAG GTTACAGCACTCAGAGAGGGCGAGGCAGGGGGCCGAGGAGCGGAGCCACAAGCTGCAGCAGGAGCTCGGCGGGAGGAGCAGCGCTTTGCAGCAGCAGCTCTCCCAGCTGCACGAGCAGTG CTCAAGTCTAGAGAAAGAGCTGAAATcagaaaaagagcaaagacaGGCTCTTCAGCGAGAATTACAGCATGAGAAAGACACTTCCTCTCTACTCCGAGCAGAGCTACAGCAAGTAGAAGGATTAAAAAAG GAGCTGCGGGAGCTCCAGGATGAGAAGACAGAGTTACAGAAGGTTTGTGACGAGCAGGAACAAGCCCTCCAGGAAATGGGTCTGCACCTCAGCCA gtcaaagCTGAAGATGGAAGACATCAAAGAAGTAAATAAGGCACTGAAG GGCCATACTTGGCTGAAAGACGATGAAGCCACGCACTGTAAGCAGTGTGAAAAGGAGTTTTCCATTTCCCGGAGAAAG AAAATGAAGGAGCTGTGTCAGCTTCACAGGATGCCCAGAGCAACCCCCATTTCAGGACTAGAGGCCCTCGGTGAGGGCGGCTGCATTCAAG GCATGGTTTTCAACAAAGATGTTCCTTTTGAAAAACTAGAGGACCAGGGGAA
- the RUFY1 gene encoding RUN and FYVE domain-containing protein 1 isoform X5: MEWGCGRSCSRFQVPDDGGACQPDAHDETQHQGLAPVCPEPGPQPGCRPCPLAAVLCSDGALPQTWAERTAVGRGRAWLYLALMQKKLADYLKVLIDNKHLLSEFYEPEALMMEEEGMVIVGLLVGLNVLDANLCLKGEDLDSQVGVIDFSLYIKDVQDLDGGKEHERITDVLDQKNYVEELNRHLSCTVGDLQTKIEGLEKTNSKLQEELSAATDRICSLQEEQQQLREQNELIREKSEKSVEITKQDTKVELETYKQTRQGLDEMYNDVWKQLKEEKKARLELEKELELQIGMKTEMEIAMKLLEKDTHEKQDTLVALRQQLEEVKAINLQMFHKVQNAESSLQQKNEAITSFEEKTNQVMSSMKQMQERLQHSERARQGAEERSHKLQQELGGRSSALQQQLSQLHEQCSSLEKELKSEKEQRQALQRELQHEKDTSSLLRAELQQVEGLKKELRELQDEKTELQKVCDEQEQALQEMGLHLSQSKLKMEDIKEVNKALKGHTWLKDDEATHCKQCEKEFSISRRKKMKELCQLHRMPRATPISGLEALGEGGCIQGMVFNKDVPFEKLEDQGKEPSLCPIPQTWSNSVRSQGQQLNTNVQQCLPRKLSSTTLRYPQPN, encoded by the exons ATGGAATGGGGGTGTGGGAGAAGCTGTTCGCG CTTCCAAGTGCCAGATGATGGAGGAGCGTGTCAACCTGATGCACATGATGAAACTCAGCATCAAGGTCTTGCTCCAGTCTGCCCTGAGCCTGGGCCGCAGCCTGGATGCAGACCATGCCCCCTTGCAGCAGTTCTTTGTAGTGATGGAGCACTGCCTCAAACATGGGCTGAAAG GACAGCTGTGGGAAGGGGCAGAGCTTGGCTTTATCTTGCACTCATGCAGAAGAAACTGGCAGATTATCTGAAAGTGCTTATAGACAATAAACATCTCTTAAG TGAGTTCTATGAGCCTGAGGCATTAATGATGGAGGAAGAAGGGATGGTGATTGTTGGTCTGCTGGTGGGACTCAATGTGCTTGATGCCAACCTCTGTTTAAAAGGAGAAGACTTGGATTCTCAG GTTGGAGTGATCGATTTTTCTCTCTACATTAAGGATGTGCAGGATCTTGATGGTGGCAAAGA acatgaaagaattACTGATGTCCTTGATCAAAAAAATTATGTGGAAGAACTTAACCGGCACTTAAG ctgcacAGTTGGGGATCTTCAAACCAAGATAGAAGGGTTGGAAAAGACTAATTCAAAGCTTCAAGAAGAG CTTTCAGCTGCAACAGACCGAATTTGTTCACTTCAAGAAGAACAGCAACAATTAAGAGAACAAAATGAATTAATTCGTGAGAAAAGCGAAAAAAGCGTAGAG ATAACAAAACAGGATACAAAAGTTGAGCTGGAGACTTACAAGCAGACTCGGCAAGGTCTGGATGAAATGTACAATGACGTGTGGAAGCAgctgaaggaggagaagaaagcccGTTTG gaactagaaaaagaactggAGCTACAAATTGGAATGAAAACCGAAATGGAAATCGCAATGAAGTTACTAGAAAAGGACACGCACGAGAAGCAGGACACTCTAGTTGCCCTTCGCCAGCAGCTGGAGGAAGTCAAAGCAATTAACTTACAGATGTTTCACAAAGTTCAG AATGCGGAGAGCAGTTTACAACAGAAGAATGAAGCCATCACATCTTTTGAAGAAAAAACCAATCAAGTTATGTCCAGCATGAAACAAATGCAAGAAAG GTTACAGCACTCAGAGAGGGCGAGGCAGGGGGCCGAGGAGCGGAGCCACAAGCTGCAGCAGGAGCTCGGCGGGAGGAGCAGCGCTTTGCAGCAGCAGCTCTCCCAGCTGCACGAGCAGTG CTCAAGTCTAGAGAAAGAGCTGAAATcagaaaaagagcaaagacaGGCTCTTCAGCGAGAATTACAGCATGAGAAAGACACTTCCTCTCTACTCCGAGCAGAGCTACAGCAAGTAGAAGGATTAAAAAAG GAGCTGCGGGAGCTCCAGGATGAGAAGACAGAGTTACAGAAGGTTTGTGACGAGCAGGAACAAGCCCTCCAGGAAATGGGTCTGCACCTCAGCCA gtcaaagCTGAAGATGGAAGACATCAAAGAAGTAAATAAGGCACTGAAG GGCCATACTTGGCTGAAAGACGATGAAGCCACGCACTGTAAGCAGTGTGAAAAGGAGTTTTCCATTTCCCGGAGAAAG AAAATGAAGGAGCTGTGTCAGCTTCACAGGATGCCCAGAGCAACCCCCATTTCAGGACTAGAGGCCCTCGGTGAGGGCGGCTGCATTCAAG GCATGGTTTTCAACAAAGATGTTCCTTTTGAAAAACTAGAGGACCAGGGGAA